The Gallus gallus isolate bGalGal1 chromosome 6, bGalGal1.mat.broiler.GRCg7b, whole genome shotgun sequence genomic interval aACACTGTTTTAGCAGTACTGCTGAAAACATCTAAGAGTGACAGCTTCCTTCGCTGGAGGGCTCAGCCACCTCTAACTCCTGCCCCTGGATTATGGAACAGGGATGCTGGATAGCACAGTGGCCTGGGAGGGACGCCTGGAAGTCGTCAAGTCCCGCTTCCCTCTTGCAGTGGGACCACCATCAGGCTGGCCTGGCTTTCCCAGAACCTCATCCAGCTGAGGTTTTGAAGAGCACCTTGAACGGCAGCCTGCTCGGCTCTGTCCCAACAGGTAGCTGAGCATTTCCACAGCTCTTCTGTGCCTGAGAAGGTGTAAAAGCAAGAAGTGAGATGGCACTTAGCATGTGAAGTGATAGGTTGATAAAGAATGAACTGCAGCATCCATAGTCAGGGTATAATAGACATGTTCCATTCAAGTACTGTCTCAGTTTCCCAAGTCCAATTTTTAGGTCAGGCTCTGGCCTCTCTACAGCAACTCTGTAAAGGAAAAGATTTGAAACACCTTAAATTGAGATTCAGAGCTGCAGGCACACGTGAATGCAGGTAGGAGTAGCTTGGATGTCCAAAGGAACTTTAAAGTTGGTGCTGCCTTCAAAGCTGCTACAAATGATATTCATTGAGCTTCTGTGCATAGGGACAACCAGGTTAGGGTGATGAAAGGTTTGATCTCACCTTCCATACCTTACCTAAAGCACACCTGGGCACGAGCAGTTCACCAGCTGACCCACGTGCAATCAAAAGATAAATCGCTGTAAGGCTTAATTagaaagtattattttattcttaccTTACAAAAGCAAAGCTCCACAACATGAACTACACTCTAGATATAGTCGAGTTATTTCAGAATTAACCCTGTCTTCTGAAAACATCCACTACACGGTAAAATTTAGTTTACAGTTCTAATGGATTTCATTTTTGCATACAAAATATGCTCTTTACATTGAAATACATATTATTAACAAAGCAGGTACTTAGAAGCACATACACAAAGATTGCTCAATGAAAAATGCTTCGGCAGGGTATACATTTTCCTGCACCCAAACATCCATTTGCTGTAGATTTtcaaagaagctgaaaattaatagaaaacTTGCCAGTGAAGACTTCTAAATTACATTCCCATcgtccaaagaaaaaaaaaaaaagcaaacaagcaaacccCCAAAACATCCTGGAACAGAAATACAACAGATCATTTTGCTAGGAAACAATGGCACACGTCCTTGAGTTTTATGTTAAAATGCCAGTTAAAGTTTTATGTCAAAATTAACTTTATCTAAGCATTGTATCTGTGGCAAACCAACTATTACTACTCTCTGTTAGCTGCTTTACAGTTGGTTTAAGTACTAACTGAGATAACCTACCAAGATCTTCACGCTCACTGGAATACTCCTTCTCAAGGTACTGAGTCTGTATTAAGAGTGCTAGAAATAATGCATGTTCAAATTATCAACAAATCTGTAAAATAATCTatcacaataaaaacaaacaagcaaacaaacaaaaaaccccattaACTTAATGTTTTGCAACTACAGAAGGTACCAGAGTCAaggtatggggaaaaaaatagatcagCTCGTTCCCAAACTTCCCTGTGAATATGAGGTAAGATGCTTGTTACCACCTTACAATACAGAGGtttgttttcataaagaaaagcCAGTGCAGTGCAGCTCATGGAGAAGCCAATGTGGAAAGGCCCACTAACCAAGGTCTTGATCCCATGGTTCCTTAAGGGAATCCCTCACTGACTGACTGACTAAGGCCTGCTTGTGCATGGCAATTGTCAGGATCATCATCCATTTTCCAGTACTAATTCTGTTGTTTAAGTTATAGTAGACAGTATGTACAACAAAACCAAGAGGAAAATACACCTTCCAAGCCTACTCAGTAGTCAGAAGGAACTAGTTACAGTCAGGGAACTGTGTAGCACAACAGAACACACAGTATTACATAGGGCCCCTTTCAGTAAGGCCATGGAGGCTCCCTCTTCCTACCAGCTACTTCTCATAGTGACCTTACTGCTCTACCTAAAATGACACACAGGGGAATTATAGTTCAGAAATCATTGCATTAGACAGAAAGTCCACACTGCTTGTAGGCACTGCTGAAGAAAGTCGGAATGGATTCAAAACAATATAAAGAATGGAAGAACACAATCACAGCGATCCCTCTGGTATCAAAGACTGGAGCCACAAACCAAACTCAGCTGTTGTAGCCTATATAACTCACAGCTGTGAGGTATTCCTTACAGCAACGCAATCTGGGAAGTTTCCTTGCAGCTGCCAGAGCCTAGCAATGAAAGTCTGCAGCACAGATCAAAAGGTAAGAAAAAGGACTTCTACAAATTACTAACTGTGATAGTCTGTAATATTTGTGGTTCTAATATTGTATAGTTTAGCCACCTCTGGGTGTCACCTGGGTATTGTTCTTTGACTGGAAAGGCCATGTTATACAACCTGTACAGGAGCAATACCTTCCAAGTAGATTCCAGTTCAGTCAACTTCACCATAgcctttaaaatacaaaaggacACGTGGGTGGATGGCTCCTGGTCCTCTGCATGCAGTTTATGCAAAGAgctgttgttttgcttctgaaaataaattgtaaatTATAAGGCGAGAAAGGGATGTTAGAGGATTATAATGAGTGCCATATGAGAAATGGAAATCATATTCTCAGTTATACCAACTCACTAAAATGCATATGAAGCCAAgcccaaaaccaaaacagtagATAAATTAGATAAGTGTATTCAGTTCCTAAATTTCTAATTCATTCAAGTGAAAATCACCTCTGGTGCCAAAATTTTCAGGTTCTTTTTCCCTGCATATTCTTCTTAAACAGAAGTCCTTGTAAGCTTCAGCTCCCATGGCAATACAGATCTGAATAACCAAACAGTCGCTATTCAGATTGCAGACACTGATTTCCAGAACATGAACAAATTCTTCCTACCTTTAACAAAACAATTTCTGCCATATTTTGCTGATAGGAAAGGGGGAATACATTTAAGGGAGGCTTTAATTTGTCTCCAATAAGACAAACTAAGGTAAAAGTGCATGTCTAAGTACGGTAAAAGTAACGGTTCTCCAATTTTTGAAGCATTACAAATTCCTGTGTAACATATCAAGAGCTATTATTAGTTCTACTAGGATGTTTCATATAGGTTCCTATTAAAGTGCCTGTCCATTAGTCTAGGTGCTTCTAAAGTAACATGTAAAGGATTAAATAAACATGTGCAATGGACTTCACGTACATCTTTGTGTACGTATGCTATTCATCACAATGAATGAAATGTAGCCAGCCAGTGCTTCTTTGCCTGCCTACTACACGAATACTTAAAAatcccaacaaaacaaacccagccCCAACACAAACACACCCTCAGCTCTTCTCCGTACTTCCAGCACACCAAAGGGACAACAAATGTTGGGGATGGATGCCAGATGAACTGACCTCCATGTTAGCCAAGTTTACAATAAACGTGATTACACAGCTTTCAAACAGAAAGGCAACCTACCAGCTGTCTCTTGGCCCAAGATAAAACTGAGTATTATATAGTTTTAACTCACAAACCTCTTGTTTCTATTAGAACTTCCATCAGCCAGACAGAAGTCTAGTTGTGCAAATTTTAAAGATGTGTACAAACTGATTTAAGGCAGTTAACGCTGATCTGTGCTAGAACTACAAGAATTGCCTCCTTTTAACGTGGATACAATTTTGCTAGGAGTACTTTGCAGTTTCAAATAAGGTGTCACATTTATTCCTTCTTATTATAAGCAGTGAATGATTGGCTCTTAACTTTATTTCCCTACCAGAGTTTCACTCACGATAATCTTTTATATGTTAGTTTCATGGTGAATCTTAACAATAATAGTTAAATTAGTGTTTTGAGTTTGGGCTGTACTAAGCAAAAACATATTAATCTCATCAGATTAAAGTGAGCTTTAAACCAAATTCAATTTGTATGTGAAAGttgcttctgtttgtgttttaagtTCAATAGTAGCTACGTTTTTAAGGATAAGTCTCCAAAGCAACCACTTCTGTCTCTGCAGTAATATTTCACAGTTTATGCTTAACATATTTTATCCTATCTACCAAATCTGATAATTGTATTCCACATGTCAGGACACTCTGTTTCTACATCTGTAATATTTATGGGGATTTTAAGAGCAAGCAACTGAAATTTAGCGACCAAAACATCTTTATAAATTCCAAGTCTTATAATACTTTCAGtgtgttgatttctttttcttccctccttttaaAGGCTACATATAAAACAACCACCACATCTTATACAAAATTTCCCTGGCAAGTTTCATGACAACATAGAAAGAAATTTGCCTCCTTTGTCCAATAATTATGGGAATGTGCAAGCTTTCCTTCAGGaagtatgaaaaatatattgcaatATGTTAAAAAACTAAATGAAAGCATGTTCTCAGTGTTGGCTATGTTGACCTCTCGCAAAATGGCAAGCAAAGTCATACTTATTTTTACACTTGCACCCACATATGTTGCACTGAAAAGGATTCTCAAACCCATGACATCCCATGTGAATGGTATAAAGGATATTGTCCGCAAAATACATgtcacagtgctggcagtgatGCAGAAGTTGGGGGTCCTGAACAGGAAGGGTAGGAGCTGGAGTGCTTGGCTGACTGTTACTTATGCTGGGAGTACTGGTGTGGGCGCTGCGGTCGCTGCTTGGCCCCGCCACCGGGCTGTAGTTCCTTTGGTTGTGTGCAGGCCGAGGATCTGGGCTGGTTGGAGATGAACTCTGAGCAATACTTGCTGACACAGAGGAAACTACAGCAGGTGTAGCAGGCTGCTGCATCATGAAAGGCTTTTCATCTTGGCAGGTAACAACATCAGGAGAGCATCCTCTCTCATTTTGGTTTTCAGGTGGCAAGCTAGATAATTGTCCAGCTAACGTAGATAGCTGGTTTAAAGGATTATCAACCATGAGATCTTGTGGATCTCTTGGCAACCCACTGGTCTGGGATGACTTAGTCATGCTCTCATAAGCTTCAGTCTGGATATTTGGGATTTCATGAGTGAAATCATTAAGATAGTCTGGTTTGTGAACCACCATAGAAGGTGGACTCAAATTAATTAACGCTCTTCTGCTGTACCCCAAGTTGCTGGTCTTCTTCTGCAGAACCCCCCACATTTTCTTGCTACTTAGGGAAGACCTCGTACCCTTGATAGGCACCATTTTATGTTTACGCCTCCGGTGGTGAGATAAGTTGCTTCTGTCACTGCAGCGGAAGGAGCACAATTCACATTTGTATGGTTTTTCACCAGTATGTGATCGCATGTGAGCTTCCAGATGACGTTCGTAAGCGGATGCAAAGGGACACAAATGGCATCTGTGTGGCTTCTCACctggaaaattaaaatagatACTATGGCATCTCACAGAAAAAGCCTTTCATGGAAATAGCTAACTGTGTGCTGCTCATCGAATTGCTCGAGTTCAGCTTCAGAGTTGTTGCCAGTCTTGAGATTAGCTGGGTATTTGGTGGAATAGTGGAGTAAAGTTAGACATGTCTGCCTCTCCTAAGTGAGTGAGCATCAGAAAAAATGTGAGCACAACTAACATAGTCAATAACCTAAGAATTGCAGCAGTGATGCCAAGGACTGAATGCCATGATGTCTGTGTGGTACTCCTGTGGCT includes:
- the IKZF5 gene encoding zinc finger protein Pegasus — translated: MGEKKPEPLDFVKDFQEYLTQQTHHVNMISGSVSGDKEAETLQGAGTEGDQNGLDHPSVEVSLDENSGMLVDGFERTFDGKLKCRYCNYASKGTARLIEHIRIHTGEKPHRCHLCPFASAYERHLEAHMRSHTGEKPYKCELCSFRCSDRSNLSHHRRRKHKMVPIKGTRSSLSSKKMWGVLQKKTSNLGYSRRALINLSPPSMVVHKPDYLNDFTHEIPNIQTEAYESMTKSSQTSGLPRDPQDLMVDNPLNQLSTLAGQLSSLPPENQNERGCSPDVVTCQDEKPFMMQQPATPAVVSSVSASIAQSSSPTSPDPRPAHNQRNYSPVAGPSSDRSAHTSTPSISNSQPSTPAPTLPVQDPQLLHHCQHCDMYFADNILYTIHMGCHGFENPFQCNICGCKCKNKYDFACHFARGQHSQH